Proteins encoded by one window of Sulfurimonas hongkongensis:
- a CDS encoding methyl-accepting chemotaxis protein: protein MSTKNFTLLSKLLIALIPIILLAFVILSFIMYKQVDSIQNNIYNKEELSLKSDIKKDLNTKLEALKNIVISISNNSLVVNSMYDEDRETIFNEIYKLREALTANKSFKNPLIQVVDLMSTSYVKSWDKRAYGADVGVRNSIKAVQKKMTPFVGSEITRGGLMMVATAPLMYVVEDEEAEYTGSVDFILRFNALIYKKSDPQDSRDLLILVDKKHLETAHYIKDPITIGSYYVDHGDDKVDETFLKAASAIDFKALKTKGHLTDKQYFYTYEKIKNNDGQEIGMFLLAKPLDEVKATAKEASQALISLIIIFFIASIIILFVLVFITKVLILSPLDELSGIAKEISSGRGDLTKRLVEKSNDEIGKTSNYFNSFIEKVQDMVSKVMLSGQKTYEDVEGVTKNLIEINERMSQERGFLHKATGLGVDVQNILKESLDDAIKTSNKVNLAVENLSAAHDDIIKLVASVNNVSEKENEIAQSLAQLSKDAQNVKSVLNIIVEIADQTNLLALNAAIEAARAGEHGRGFAVVADEVRKLAERTQSSLSEINATINVIVQSIVDSSTQIDINAKSVVQLVEHTTNVQDKILESSEYIQEAAVMARNSEAVSKNLAQNTRNIIKNINDVDELSTQNKGSLEQIELKVKTVQGSAHDLNEQLGLFKV from the coding sequence ATGTCTACAAAAAACTTTACACTTCTAAGCAAACTACTCATCGCATTGATACCAATCATACTTTTAGCATTTGTTATACTCTCATTTATTATGTACAAGCAAGTAGATTCTATACAAAATAATATATATAATAAAGAGGAACTCTCTTTAAAGAGTGACATTAAAAAAGACCTAAACACAAAGTTAGAAGCACTAAAGAACATTGTTATCTCCATCTCAAACAACTCTCTTGTAGTAAACAGCATGTATGATGAAGATCGCGAAACTATCTTTAATGAGATATATAAACTAAGAGAAGCGCTAACCGCAAATAAATCCTTTAAAAACCCGCTTATACAAGTAGTAGATCTTATGAGTACCTCATATGTAAAGTCTTGGGATAAGAGAGCTTACGGTGCAGATGTTGGTGTGCGTAACAGTATAAAAGCAGTTCAAAAAAAGATGACACCCTTTGTTGGCTCAGAAATCACCAGAGGTGGTCTTATGATGGTTGCAACTGCACCTCTTATGTATGTTGTTGAAGATGAAGAGGCTGAATATACAGGAAGTGTTGACTTTATCTTGCGATTTAATGCTCTTATCTATAAAAAGAGCGATCCACAAGATAGTCGCGATCTACTGATACTTGTAGATAAAAAGCACCTAGAAACTGCACATTATATAAAAGATCCTATAACTATCGGCTCTTACTATGTTGATCATGGGGATGACAAAGTAGATGAAACATTTTTAAAAGCGGCATCTGCTATAGACTTCAAAGCACTCAAGACAAAGGGACATCTCACCGATAAGCAATACTTTTACACCTATGAAAAGATTAAAAATAATGATGGACAAGAGATAGGTATGTTTCTCTTAGCCAAACCCCTAGATGAAGTAAAAGCAACAGCGAAAGAGGCCAGCCAAGCACTAATCTCTTTAATAATCATCTTTTTTATTGCAAGTATAATCATCTTATTTGTTCTAGTTTTTATTACAAAGGTCTTGATCTTATCTCCACTTGATGAACTCTCAGGCATCGCTAAAGAGATCTCTAGCGGTAGAGGAGATTTGACAAAAAGACTAGTTGAGAAGTCAAATGATGAGATAGGTAAAACCTCAAACTATTTCAACAGCTTTATAGAAAAAGTACAAGACATGGTCTCAAAAGTTATGCTCTCAGGGCAAAAAACATATGAAGATGTAGAGGGAGTTACAAAAAACTTAATAGAGATAAATGAACGTATGAGTCAGGAGAGAGGCTTTCTTCATAAAGCCACAGGCTTGGGCGTTGATGTTCAAAATATACTCAAAGAGTCACTAGATGATGCTATAAAGACCAGCAACAAAGTAAACCTTGCAGTTGAAAACCTCTCCGCCGCACACGATGACATCATAAAACTTGTAGCATCTGTAAACAACGTCTCTGAAAAAGAAAACGAAATCGCTCAATCACTTGCTCAGTTAAGCAAAGATGCTCAAAATGTAAAATCAGTTCTAAATATCATAGTAGAGATAGCAGATCAGACAAATCTCTTAGCACTAAATGCTGCCATAGAAGCAGCTCGTGCAGGTGAGCATGGACGCGGTTTTGCAGTCGTTGCAGATGAAGTCAGAAAACTTGCAGAACGCACACAAAGCTCTCTTAGTGAAATCAATGCAACCATAAATGTTATAGTGCAGTCCATCGTTGACTCAAGCACTCAAATAGATATAAATGCAAAATCAGTTGTACAACTAGTAGAGCACACTACAAATGTACAAGATAAGATACTAGAGAGTTCTGAGTACATTCAAGAAGCTGCTGTTATGGCTAGAAATTCAGAAGCTGTTTCTAAAAATCTTGCCCAAAACACTAGAAATATTATTAAAAATATAAATGATGTAGATGAGCTATCTACTCAAAACAAAGGCTCTTTAGAACAGATAGAACTAAAAGTAAAGACAGTACAAGGAAGTGCTCACGATTTAAATGAGCAACTAGGATTGTTTAAAGTTTAG
- a CDS encoding c-type cytochrome, whose product MKKIALMLFVSSIALMGAVEPKACAACHGANFEKAALGKSKIVSDLAHEEIATALKGYKDGTYGGAMKAVMKGQVAKYSNAELETFAQTIGK is encoded by the coding sequence ATGAAAAAAATTGCTTTAATGTTATTTGTAAGTAGTATCGCTCTCATGGGTGCGGTAGAACCAAAAGCTTGTGCAGCATGTCATGGTGCTAACTTTGAAAAAGCTGCACTTGGCAAATCAAAAATTGTTTCAGATTTAGCACATGAAGAGATTGCAACAGCACTAAAGGGTTACAAAGATGGAACTTATGGCGGAGCTATGAAAGCTGTAATGAAAGGTCAAGTTGCTAAATATTCTAATGCTGAGTTAGAAACATTTGCCCAAACTATCGGTAAATAA
- a CDS encoding DNA adenine methylase: protein MAIKVRDITPLRYPGGKSRLGPWFGELMRYNNISGGSYVEPYAGGAGAAMYLLLSHYVNNIYINDLDPAIYAFWYSVLNDTDALIEKIENTELTVQEWRFQKDIYKNHENTSKLDLGFATFFLNRTNRSGILTAGVIGGNNQNGNYKMDARYNRINLIKRIRNIAEYSDNIHLYNLDALDFIDNIKPKLSSKALIYFDPPYYEKGSQLYRNHYNHNDHSKISEIIISLETPWTLTYDNCYQIKELYKGSKGIEFSLNYSTTNKKGTVATEAMFFGNIDLHERPKLVKS from the coding sequence GTGGCTATAAAAGTAAGAGATATAACACCTTTGCGCTATCCTGGTGGAAAATCTCGTTTGGGACCATGGTTTGGTGAACTGATGCGTTATAATAATATTAGTGGTGGTAGCTATGTTGAACCTTACGCAGGTGGGGCTGGTGCGGCTATGTATCTACTGTTATCTCATTATGTGAATAATATATATATAAATGACCTTGATCCAGCGATATATGCTTTCTGGTATAGCGTATTAAATGACACAGATGCATTAATAGAAAAAATAGAGAATACAGAGCTAACTGTACAAGAGTGGCGTTTTCAAAAAGATATATATAAAAATCATGAAAATACTTCAAAGCTTGATTTAGGTTTTGCAACTTTTTTTCTAAATAGAACAAATCGTTCTGGTATTTTAACGGCGGGTGTCATAGGCGGAAATAACCAAAATGGCAACTATAAAATGGATGCCCGCTATAATAGAATAAATCTAATAAAGAGGATACGAAATATTGCAGAGTATAGTGATAATATACATTTATATAATTTAGACGCTCTTGATTTTATAGATAATATAAAACCTAAGCTTTCTAGCAAAGCTCTTATCTATTTCGACCCTCCATACTATGAAAAAGGTTCTCAACTTTATAGAAATCACTATAATCATAACGATCATTCTAAAATATCTGAGATTATAATATCTCTAGAAACACCCTGGACTCTTACATATGATAATTGTTACCAAATAAAAGAGTTGTATAAAGGAAGTAAGGGTATAGAATTCTCATTGAATTATTCAACCACAAATAAAAAAGGGACAGTTGCTACTGAAGCTATGTTTTTTGGGAATATAGACCTACATGAACGCCCTAAGCTTGTGAAGTCTTAG
- a CDS encoding ParB/Srx family N-terminal domain-containing protein, with protein MNEFKTLPKIRISQVNLDITNPRIGKQADEKACIEAIANKNRVHMLNLIRDIASEGLTPNPIILSKNKDDEWIVRDGNRRVTALKLLKNPNLAPSDEMTKKIKEIKLKYPKYSLEIKTAHEFESEESLQKYLDKIHKGSQDGIGQIEWSTIEKARHNQQVGNKDKNIRALNFLIWAQNECNIFIDEDTFPFTTLSDRLMSVERLERIGIIADNDKAYCSPNKDLDITIKKVTRIINDLSKGEETSRTLLGAKDQDRYIDQLCSEYGEGIIESKSDTNDSTKIGSNLTNAVTNPTNKPTAPTDTLATTTYPVNNKPTWDRPKLFLKSKNPIKLPENQNKVQNILTELSKLRVDSTPIAVAMLYRALVEHSILYYINKHNLKPKKAEFVPRIRSVITHMNDNNVISEDLFELIGRYTNDDSSMLHARTLHAYVHSDVFHPDKQVLNNFWDQTSPFLVACWKD; from the coding sequence ATGAACGAATTTAAAACACTTCCCAAAATACGAATAAGTCAGGTTAATTTAGACATTACAAATCCAAGAATTGGTAAACAGGCTGATGAAAAGGCGTGTATTGAAGCGATAGCTAATAAAAATAGAGTACACATGCTAAATCTAATTCGAGATATAGCTTCTGAAGGACTTACTCCGAACCCTATTATTTTATCAAAAAACAAAGATGATGAGTGGATAGTACGAGATGGGAACAGACGTGTTACTGCTCTAAAACTTTTAAAAAATCCAAATCTTGCACCTTCGGATGAAATGACTAAAAAAATAAAAGAAATTAAATTAAAATATCCAAAGTACTCTTTAGAAATTAAAACGGCACATGAATTTGAATCAGAAGAATCACTTCAAAAATATCTAGATAAAATTCACAAAGGTTCTCAAGATGGTATTGGACAAATAGAATGGTCAACAATAGAAAAGGCTAGACATAATCAACAAGTCGGTAATAAAGATAAAAATATACGCGCATTAAACTTTTTGATCTGGGCACAAAACGAGTGTAATATATTTATTGATGAAGATACATTTCCATTCACAACATTATCTGATAGATTAATGTCTGTTGAGCGTTTGGAGAGAATTGGAATTATTGCAGATAATGATAAAGCATACTGTTCACCTAATAAAGACTTAGATATTACAATAAAAAAAGTCACAAGAATCATAAACGATTTATCAAAGGGTGAAGAAACATCAAGAACTCTTTTGGGAGCTAAAGATCAAGATCGTTATATTGATCAGCTATGTTCAGAATATGGAGAAGGTATTATTGAATCTAAAAGTGATACTAACGATTCCACTAAAATTGGTTCTAATCTAACAAATGCAGTAACTAATCCAACAAATAAACCTACTGCTCCAACAGACACACTGGCTACTACAACTTACCCAGTTAATAATAAGCCAACATGGGATCGTCCAAAGCTATTTTTGAAGAGTAAAAATCCAATTAAATTGCCAGAAAATCAAAATAAAGTACAAAATATTCTTACTGAGCTTAGTAAACTTCGTGTTGACAGTACTCCTATTGCGGTAGCTATGTTATATAGAGCATTAGTAGAACACTCAATACTTTACTACATTAATAAACATAATCTAAAGCCGAAAAAAGCAGAATTTGTACCTAGAATTCGTAGTGTTATTACTCATATGAATGATAATAATGTAATTTCTGAAGATTTATTTGAATTAATAGGAAGGTATACAAATGATGATTCATCAATGTTACATGCAAGGACTTTACATGCCTACGTCCATTCTGATGTATTTCATCCAGACAAGCAGGTATTAAATAATTTTTGGGACCAAACAAGTCCATTTCTTGTTGCCTGTTGGAAAGACTAA
- a CDS encoding MBL fold metallo-hydrolase RNA specificity domain-containing protein, which produces MNRVTSYGAAQNVTGSCHLVELLGLNILIDCGMFQGEFGAEKNYDDFEFDVREIDYLIITHGHLDHIGRVPKLVKDGFDGVIIATEATKEIANIMLLDSAKILREEYKTLRRKAKRRGDEKRIIEPLYTIEHVKEVFLKEWQTLEYRKELKLSKDVTITFGDAGHILGSAFVMIDYRDKESKKRVAFSGDIGSKERMILDPLDTLSSADTLFMESTYGDRNHRSLKASIKEFKETIIKTLRRDGNVIIPSFALERTQEILWLLNNMESDGELPKCQVFLDSPLATKATRLYAKYPVHLNEELELHAQESGNPFRFASLNISSTKQDSLLINKVKKRAIIIAGSGMCHGGRIMHHLKHRLWNEKNCVIFVGFQVEGTLGREIIDGYEYVKIYGEDIIVKAQVETINGFSAHAGQNDMIEWMSNIKDLKNLYLIHGEQSKMKIFTKKIKEELNIDAKIVKYAEAVEL; this is translated from the coding sequence ATGAATAGAGTTACATCATATGGAGCTGCTCAGAATGTTACAGGATCTTGTCACTTGGTGGAGTTATTGGGGTTGAATATACTTATTGATTGTGGAATGTTTCAAGGGGAATTTGGAGCTGAGAAAAACTATGATGATTTTGAGTTTGATGTACGAGAGATAGATTATCTTATCATAACTCATGGACACCTAGACCACATAGGAAGGGTTCCAAAACTTGTAAAAGATGGCTTTGATGGAGTTATCATTGCAACAGAGGCAACAAAAGAGATAGCAAATATTATGCTGCTCGATAGTGCAAAAATCCTAAGAGAAGAGTATAAAACTCTAAGAAGAAAAGCTAAAAGAAGGGGCGATGAGAAGAGAATAATAGAGCCACTATATACGATAGAGCATGTAAAAGAGGTTTTTTTAAAAGAGTGGCAAACCCTTGAGTACCGCAAAGAGCTAAAACTCTCAAAAGATGTGACTATTACATTTGGAGATGCTGGACATATCTTAGGAAGTGCGTTTGTAATGATAGACTATAGGGATAAAGAGAGTAAAAAAAGAGTGGCCTTTTCAGGAGATATAGGAAGTAAAGAGAGAATGATTTTAGACCCACTTGATACACTCAGTAGTGCTGATACTCTCTTTATGGAGTCAACTTATGGAGATAGAAACCATAGATCACTAAAGGCTAGTATAAAAGAGTTTAAAGAGACTATTATAAAGACACTAAGAAGGGATGGAAATGTCATCATTCCATCTTTTGCACTAGAGAGAACACAAGAGATACTTTGGTTACTTAATAATATGGAGTCTGATGGAGAACTACCAAAATGCCAAGTTTTTTTAGATAGCCCATTAGCTACAAAAGCTACAAGGCTATATGCTAAATATCCAGTGCATCTAAATGAAGAGTTAGAGCTTCATGCACAGGAGAGTGGCAATCCGTTTAGATTTGCCTCACTTAACATTAGCTCAACAAAACAAGACTCTCTTTTGATAAACAAAGTCAAAAAAAGAGCCATCATCATAGCTGGGAGTGGAATGTGTCATGGTGGACGCATCATGCATCATCTAAAGCATCGTCTGTGGAATGAGAAAAACTGTGTCATTTTTGTAGGTTTTCAGGTTGAGGGGACCCTAGGCAGAGAGATTATAGATGGATATGAGTATGTCAAAATATATGGAGAAGACATAATTGTAAAAGCTCAAGTTGAGACCATAAACGGTTTTTCCGCACATGCAGGACAAAACGACATGATAGAGTGGATGTCAAACATAAAAGATTTGAAAAATTTATACTTAATACATGGCGAACAAAGCAAGATGAAAATCTTTACTAAAAAGATAAAAGAGGAGTTAAACATAGATGCTAAGATAGTTAAGTATGCAGAGGCGGTGGAATTATAG
- a CDS encoding thioredoxin domain-containing protein produces MSNRLQKEDSPYLQQHKDNPVDWYPWGDEAFTRAKEENKAIFISIGYSSCHWCHVMEENVFENKECADILNEHFISIKVDREERPDIDKHYQEVYMLLNRRSGGWPTSIFCTPDNKPFFAGTYIPPHSSHSSIEGMGFIELAKLIGSKISQNDEQIFKNADEIEEFINKKEHPKEATLLKEDFAKNFIHQVKQNYETTDGGFSNAPKFPHASTLNALLVVDRLYDDKAVKAMMLHTLESMRKGGMYDLVDGGFCRYSVDDKWLVPHFEKMLYDNALLCDVYAKAYLTYKDESFLTTAKECADFWYEKMSEDDLFYSASDADSEGEEGTYFVYSYDEVYDALQNGGYKDIVPMLKEMNISKDGNFEGKNIVRFADGKIPGYFSDVKKILQDIRAKREYPFIDKKVQTSWSSMMIKALFTLGDIDEKYKQRAIKSLDALLKSMFIDSKLHHTTLIHKKPKVEAFLEDYAYLTQALIAAFGSTQNELYLIQAQRFANLALEKFYDRGSWSFSKGEFETKAEIADNTYTSSVSIMLDALLSLSTLLEDEKYSHFAFKTLEYNSYELGRRPVIYPYMLSQMLRYLKGDRVIKSNLQNLENSAKELAALNYPFVLKRATEDKDFMVCGDKSCFANTSKINKIDDIIRNSF; encoded by the coding sequence ATGTCAAATAGACTCCAAAAAGAAGATTCTCCATACTTGCAACAACACAAAGACAATCCTGTTGATTGGTATCCGTGGGGCGATGAAGCATTTACTAGAGCAAAAGAAGAGAACAAGGCTATATTTATTAGCATCGGATATAGCTCTTGTCACTGGTGTCATGTGATGGAAGAGAATGTATTTGAGAACAAAGAGTGTGCAGATATTTTAAATGAGCATTTTATCTCTATAAAAGTTGATCGTGAGGAGCGCCCAGATATAGACAAACACTATCAAGAGGTCTATATGCTACTAAATCGCCGCTCTGGAGGTTGGCCAACTTCTATATTTTGTACACCAGACAATAAGCCATTTTTTGCAGGCACTTACATTCCACCACACTCATCTCACAGCTCCATAGAGGGCATGGGGTTTATCGAACTTGCAAAACTCATAGGCTCAAAAATCTCTCAAAATGATGAACAAATCTTTAAAAATGCTGATGAGATAGAAGAGTTTATAAACAAAAAAGAGCATCCAAAAGAGGCAACTCTACTAAAAGAGGATTTTGCTAAAAATTTTATCCATCAAGTAAAACAAAACTATGAAACTACAGATGGAGGCTTCAGCAATGCTCCAAAATTTCCCCACGCTTCAACTCTAAATGCACTCCTTGTTGTCGATAGACTCTATGATGATAAAGCTGTAAAAGCTATGATGCTTCACACACTAGAGTCTATGAGAAAAGGTGGAATGTATGACCTTGTTGATGGAGGATTTTGCCGTTACAGTGTTGATGATAAATGGCTTGTTCCCCACTTTGAAAAGATGCTCTATGATAACGCCCTACTCTGCGATGTTTACGCAAAAGCCTACCTAACATACAAAGATGAGAGTTTTTTAACTACTGCAAAAGAGTGTGCTGATTTTTGGTATGAAAAGATGAGTGAGGATGATTTGTTTTACAGTGCCTCTGATGCAGATAGCGAGGGCGAAGAGGGAACTTACTTTGTTTATAGTTATGATGAAGTTTATGATGCTCTACAAAATGGTGGCTACAAAGATATAGTACCGATGTTAAAAGAGATGAACATTTCAAAAGATGGCAATTTTGAGGGTAAAAATATAGTTCGCTTTGCTGATGGTAAAATCCCAGGGTATTTTAGTGATGTAAAAAAAATACTCCAAGATATAAGAGCAAAAAGAGAGTACCCTTTTATAGATAAAAAAGTTCAGACTTCATGGTCTAGTATGATGATAAAAGCACTCTTTACTCTAGGAGATATTGATGAGAAATACAAACAAAGAGCTATAAAAAGTTTAGATGCACTTCTTAAGAGTATGTTTATAGACTCAAAACTTCATCACACAACACTTATACATAAAAAACCTAAAGTGGAGGCGTTCTTAGAGGACTATGCCTATCTAACTCAGGCTCTTATAGCTGCATTTGGCTCCACACAGAATGAGCTTTATCTTATCCAAGCTCAAAGATTTGCAAACCTAGCACTAGAGAAGTTTTACGATCGTGGAAGTTGGAGTTTTAGCAAAGGCGAGTTTGAGACAAAAGCTGAAATAGCTGATAACACTTATACAAGTTCAGTTAGCATCATGTTAGATGCCCTACTCTCACTCTCAACTCTTTTAGAAGATGAAAAATACTCTCATTTTGCTTTTAAAACACTAGAATACAACTCTTATGAGCTAGGGAGAAGACCTGTTATATACCCATATATGTTATCTCAAATGTTAAGATATTTAAAGGGCGACAGAGTTATAAAGTCAAATCTTCAAAACCTTGAAAATTCTGCTAAAGAGTTGGCTGCTTTAAACTATCCTTTTGTTTTAAAAAGAGCAACCGAAGATAAAGATTTTATGGTTTGTGGAGATAAATCTTGTTTTGCTAACACCTCTAAGATAAATAAAATAGATGATATAATAAGAAATAGTTTTTAA
- a CDS encoding lysophospholipid acyltransferase family protein yields MIELGYKQIKIFKKTYFHPFIPLKPAYKQLSKDRQSYSNAVIEFLNIEIELIGEVPQRDKVLYAINHRSLLDIIVMEHIFAKHDKNGTWIAKQELFDAFYGKFFRYSGCISVDLQNRRGLLKFFKEIKHTLKKVDDFNIYIFPEGERNKTPDVLEFQSGAKKIAKANNLDVVPVFINDTLERTFRQAPFKEKRKVQVYFGELIQDHEKLEDNYKEFVKNVKGSKNE; encoded by the coding sequence ATGATTGAACTTGGTTACAAACAGATAAAAATCTTTAAAAAAACTTACTTTCATCCTTTTATACCTCTAAAACCAGCTTATAAACAACTCTCAAAAGATAGACAATCATACTCAAATGCAGTCATAGAGTTTTTAAATATTGAGATAGAACTCATAGGCGAAGTACCACAAAGAGACAAGGTTCTATACGCTATAAACCATCGCTCTTTGCTTGATATAATCGTGATGGAACACATCTTTGCAAAACACGATAAAAACGGAACTTGGATAGCAAAACAAGAGCTTTTTGATGCTTTTTATGGTAAATTTTTTAGATATAGTGGGTGTATTAGTGTTGATTTACAAAACAGAAGAGGACTTTTAAAGTTTTTTAAAGAGATAAAGCACACCCTAAAAAAAGTAGATGACTTTAACATCTATATATTTCCAGAGGGAGAGAGAAATAAAACCCCAGATGTTTTAGAGTTTCAAAGTGGTGCAAAAAAGATAGCAAAAGCAAATAACTTAGATGTAGTTCCTGTCTTTATAAATGACACGTTAGAGAGAACTTTTAGACAAGCTCCATTTAAAGAAAAGAGAAAAGTTCAAGTTTATTTTGGCGAGCTGATACAAGACCACGAGAAGCTTGAAGATAACTACAAAGAGTTCGTAAAAAATGTTAAAGGAAGTAAGAATGAGTAG
- a CDS encoding pyridoxine 5'-phosphate synthase: MKLGVNIDHIAVLREARRVNDPDILEALSVACASGAHQITIHLREDRRHIQDIDAKNIMMHSKLPVNLECSIDKDILNIVSVLKPHRATLVPEKREEVTTEGGLDLFKYEDEIAFAIEQLHDSIIPVSLFVDPTIEAIGMAKELGAEMVELHTGLFANLFAMLNSSLPHSNHSIKELMLPRYELASKLEHSLEALQNAATHAQKLGLQVAAGHGLNYHNVSYMMDIKEITELNIGQSIVARSVFCGLAEAIKEMGRLTQRA, from the coding sequence ATGAAATTAGGTGTAAATATAGACCATATAGCAGTTTTAAGAGAAGCTAGACGAGTAAATGATCCAGATATTTTAGAGGCTCTAAGTGTTGCTTGTGCTAGTGGCGCCCATCAGATAACTATACATCTTAGAGAAGATAGAAGACACATACAAGATATAGATGCTAAAAATATTATGATGCACTCTAAGTTACCTGTAAACTTGGAGTGTAGTATCGATAAAGATATCTTAAATATTGTAAGTGTTTTAAAGCCTCATCGTGCTACGCTAGTTCCTGAAAAAAGAGAAGAAGTTACAACCGAGGGTGGACTTGACTTGTTCAAATATGAAGATGAGATAGCTTTTGCCATAGAACAACTTCACGACTCCATCATCCCAGTTTCTCTATTTGTTGACCCAACTATAGAGGCTATAGGGATGGCAAAAGAATTAGGAGCAGAGATGGTAGAGCTCCACACTGGACTTTTTGCAAATCTTTTTGCGATGCTTAACTCTTCACTCCCTCACTCAAACCACTCTATAAAAGAACTTATGCTTCCTCGTTATGAGTTAGCAAGCAAACTAGAACACTCTCTTGAAGCCTTACAAAATGCTGCAACTCACGCACAAAAACTAGGACTTCAAGTAGCAGCTGGTCACGGACTAAACTATCACAATGTATCATATATGATGGATATAAAAGAGATAACCGAGCTAAACATCGGTCAAAGCATAGTAGCAAGAAGTGTTTTTTGTGGTTTAGCTGAGGCTATAAAAGAGATGGGAAGACTTACACAAAGAGCATAA